In Leptodactylus fuscus isolate aLepFus1 chromosome 2, aLepFus1.hap2, whole genome shotgun sequence, one genomic interval encodes:
- the TASL gene encoding TLR adapter interacting with SLC15A4 on the lysosome: MLSEGYLCKIQACYDNDINMLHHKKRSGGPKEVAGVCTVNFLSAHETRSKRIFRKFGSFERHNTQVIQQDGESNIQEMEEGMMYECEETSACISGISSSSKETYLVPSSCKHICRDYNDLHVAGDQVMAINSTMSDFTSSSFEFCEGPFLQSNEIPSNMESLGIQANNITKKGSKRYSWKVCSEKDKSIINHEQPMSNSVLNEYLEKKVIELYKQYMMDISCSASTNHIMTSEVIMNNIQQISLQLSREQNMETNKAKDMVIGYLLRLCSEKQSNVISTPDLQISSNLA, translated from the coding sequence ATGCTTTCAGAGGGATACCTGTGTAAAATCCAGGCTTGCTATGACAATGATATAAACATGTTACACCATAAGAAGAGAAGCGGAGGACCAAAAGAAGTCGCCGGTGTATGCACTGTTAATTTCTTATCTGCACATGAGACACGGAGCAAAAGGATTTTCCGGAAATTTGGTTCATTTGAAAGGCACAATACTCAAGTAATACAACAAGATGGCGAGAGCAATATCCAGGAAATGGAGGAAGGAATGATGTATGAATGTGAAGAAACATCTGCATGCATAAGTGGAATCTCAAGCTCAAGTAAAGAAACCTACTTGGTACCATCATCTTGTAAGCATATCTGTAGAGACTATAATGACTTACATGTAGCTGGGGACCAGGTGATGGCTATCAATTCCACCATGAGTGACTTCACTAGCAGCAGCTTTGAATTTTGTGAGGGTCCTTTCTTGCAATCTAATGAAATCCCTTCTAATATGGAATCTTTAGGTATCCAGGCAAATAATATAACCAAAAAAGGCAGTAAACGGTATTCTTGGAAAGTATGTAGTGAAAAAGACAAGAGCATCATTAACCATGAGCAACCAATGTCTAACTCTGTTCTCAATGAGTACCTGGAAAAAAAGGTTATTGAGCTCTATAAGCAGTACATGATGGACATAAGCTGCAGTGCATCTACAAACCATATCATGACCTCCGAGGTCATCATGAATAACATTCAACAGATTAGCTTGCAACTGTCACGAGAACAAAACATGGAAACAAACAAAGCCAAAGATATGGTCATCGGTTATTTGCTGAGGCTATGTAGCGAGAAACAGTCTAATGTTATCAGTACTCCAGATCTTCAGATCTCATCTAATCTTGCTTAA